A stretch of the Candidatus Hydrogenedentota bacterium genome encodes the following:
- a CDS encoding UDP-glucose/GDP-mannose dehydrogenase family protein, with product MRIAVIGTGHVGLVVGTGLAETGHYVTCVDTNRELIDGLNANKLPFYEPGLEELVARNVEEERLKFTTDAAAAVSDVLLVFICVGTPAGDAGEADTSAVFAAVQSVGKAMTGYRIIVNKSTCPVGTTEAIRFALKSLTEHPYDVVVNPEFLRQGAAVDDFMRPDRIIVGCEDVRVAEIMRELYAPFLRTGKPLLTMSIRSAEMAKYAVNTMLATRISFMNEFARLCEAYGADIAEVREGLAADSRVGPSYLFPGVGFGGSCLPKDVQACAHLAANRGIPSPLLDAVHAVNESQQDAFVKRILDYYGADIAKKHIAIWGASFKPKTDDLRGGPALRVIDALLAAGAKVVVHDPVADQSLRRHYGDRIEIAQKSYAALEGADGLVICTEWNEFRRPDYERMAKLMRERVIFDGRNLYTTKVLAQNGFRYFSIGRAAV from the coding sequence TTGCGTATTGCAGTAATTGGTACCGGACATGTCGGTCTTGTCGTCGGCACGGGCCTCGCCGAAACCGGCCACTATGTCACCTGCGTTGACACCAATCGCGAACTCATCGACGGCCTCAACGCGAACAAGCTCCCGTTCTACGAACCCGGCCTCGAAGAGCTCGTCGCGCGAAACGTCGAGGAGGAACGCCTCAAGTTTACGACCGACGCAGCGGCGGCCGTCAGCGATGTCTTGCTGGTGTTCATCTGCGTCGGAACACCCGCCGGCGACGCTGGCGAAGCGGACACGTCCGCGGTGTTCGCCGCGGTGCAAAGCGTCGGCAAAGCCATGACGGGCTACCGCATCATCGTCAACAAGAGCACCTGTCCGGTCGGAACGACGGAGGCAATTCGCTTCGCGCTCAAAAGCCTCACGGAACACCCGTATGACGTGGTCGTCAACCCCGAGTTCCTGCGTCAGGGCGCGGCGGTCGACGACTTCATGCGCCCGGACCGCATCATCGTCGGATGCGAGGACGTGCGCGTCGCGGAAATCATGCGCGAGCTCTATGCGCCGTTCCTTCGCACGGGAAAGCCGTTGCTGACGATGAGCATCCGCAGCGCGGAGATGGCGAAGTACGCGGTCAACACGATGCTCGCGACACGCATTTCCTTCATGAACGAGTTTGCGCGCCTGTGCGAAGCGTACGGCGCGGACATCGCGGAAGTGCGCGAGGGCCTCGCCGCCGACTCGCGCGTCGGCCCGTCCTACTTGTTTCCGGGCGTGGGCTTTGGCGGTTCCTGCCTTCCCAAGGACGTACAGGCCTGCGCGCACCTCGCCGCAAACCGCGGTATTCCAAGCCCGCTCCTGGATGCGGTGCACGCCGTGAACGAATCGCAGCAAGATGCGTTCGTAAAGCGAATCCTCGATTACTACGGCGCCGACATCGCGAAGAAGCACATCGCCATCTGGGGAGCAAGCTTCAAACCGAAAACCGACGATCTTCGCGGCGGCCCCGCGCTGCGCGTTATCGATGCGCTGCTGGCCGCAGGCGCGAAGGTCGTCGTCCACGATCCGGTTGCGGACCAGTCGTTGCGGCGCCACTACGGCGACCGGATCGAAATCGCCCAGAAGAGCTATGCGGCGCTCGAAGGCGCCGACGGCCTTGTCATCTGCACCGAGTGGAACGAATTCCGCCGGCCCGATTACGAACGCATGGCGAAACTCATGCGCGAGCGCGTCATTTTTGACGGACGCAATCTTTACACGACGAAGGTTCTCGCTCAAAATGGCTTCCGGTATTTCAGCATCGGGCGCGCTGCGGTTTAG